One Formosa sp. Hel3_A1_48 genomic window, GCACATAAACACTATTAGTTCCTATAAAATTTTCATATTGGCTGTAATAAGCATTCATATCAAGAGTAAAATTTCTTGAGTTGTAGCGGTAACCAAGATCGTAAGAAGTTACTTTTTCTGCTTCAACATAACTTAATTCTTCTGAAACTATGCTTCCATCTGTATCAAAAGCACTTTTGTTCAAAGCAGTTTCAAAAACTTGACTTCCTGTCCAATCAAAACCACCTAAATTAGTATTAAATCTGTCAATATTTTCTTTAGTAGACCCAAGTAACACCTCTTCACCATTGTATAGGCCAATAAATTTATCTTGATTGGTTGGGTTTCTGTACCCAACTTGTCCAGAAACTCTAATGTTTGATTGTTCAGATAATTTAAACAACAACCCTAGTCTAGGCGTTACATTAGCGTCTTCCATCACACTTTGTTTGTCGTAACGCATCGATGCGGTCATGGAAACATTTTCATTGAATAAATCTTTTTGTACTTGAGCGTAAACTCCAAATTCGTCGTATTCAATCGGGTCATCATAATCAGTGTACAGGGTTCCATCAGTATCTAATGTAAAATTCCTGTATAAACCGCCTACAATTACATTGGCAAAACTTATTTTGTCCTCAAAGTCATAATTGGCTTCAAATGTGGATACTGTTGAGATGTCTTTAATAAGTGCGCCTAAATCACCATTATCGTTAAAAGTCAATAAAGCTTGATTTGTAGAATTTGATATTGCTGTATTAAATGCATCTGTTCCAGGTTGCAGCATTAATTCATTTGCTCCAGTTATTCCTAAGGCAGGATTTCCATATCTAGATATGAAGTGTGCATTAAGGCTATTTTCAGGACCAACAAGATCATTAATATCCTGTCCACCAGTACCTACATCACCTAATATTTGCCCTAAAAATGCAGGAATATTAGCTGCTCCACCCGCTAAGACGCCTAGGTAGTTTCCTAAATAAGCTGCGCCCCAACCATTTTGGATCCCTCCTGGCATTGCGTTGGCAACTGAAGTTCCTAAAGCGGTGCTTTGTGTTGTTTTACCTGCATCTTCTTTTGTGTAAAAAGCTAGTGCGGTTAACCCACCTGATTTAAGTTCTAATTTATGTAATTGTACTACAAAATCCTTGATGTTGTAGCGTGCATTACCAGCAGGCAGTGGTGCTTCCCCTGTTCCAATAAGTGAAGAGAAAGAGATTTCAGTGTCATCATTCGGGCGGAAATAAATTCCAGCGTTACCTTTTATGTTTCTCGCTTCATTTCCAAATAAATCTTGTTCCATGTAACCTGTTGAGCGAATATCATCCCAATAATTAGGTGCTGCTGCTCCTGCATTTAGAACTGCTTGAGCAGTAGCTCCAGTTGGGTCTAATTGTTGGGTAAAACCTGCTACAGCTTGCCATATTGTAGGGGAGTCAATCAGTCTTTGCCCGTATTCATTTACTGCGTCGAAATCAGGTGATCTTGGATCGTAATTTTCTACGATACTGCCGTCACCACAATTAGAGCATTCTCTTTTGTGTCTTCTGTCTCCAGCGGCCCATTCTGTACCCTCTTTGGCCGAAAAGGATAATTTAACAGCCCATTTGTCAGATAATTTTTTTGCCAAGCGAATTCCGAAGTCTGTAAAGGCGTTATTCCCACCAACTTTTTGTTGGGTAGTTCCTGAGCGGTAATAACCACTAATACCTTCGTGTTCAAAAGGATTTTTACTTTGAATTGACATAATTCCTTTATAAGCATCCATACCATAAAGAGCGGAAGCTGACCCTGGAAGCAATTCTACACTTAGGACATCAAGTTCGTTTATTCCAATGAGGTTACCTACAGCAAATCCAAAAACAGGTGCTTGTGTATTCATCCCATCAACTAATGTCACGAAACCTTCGTTGTAAGCGGTTCCAAAACCTCTAGTGTTTACCTGACTAAAAACTAAACCTGTTTGGTTCATTTGAACGCCCTTAACGTTTTGCAACCCTTCAAAGAAATCTGCAGAAGGTGTGCGCTGAATCTGCTTTAAGCTGTATTTTTCAACTGTGATTGGAGATTCAAAAATTCTTTGAGGAACTCTTGAAGCCGTAACCACAACTTCGTCGAGGAAGCTGCCCTCGAGTAGCACAACTGTAATGTTTTGGTTATTTGAAGTGATTTCTTCGTTTGCAGAAGTAAACCCTACACTACTTATTTGAACTGTAAAAGGCGGTTCTTGATTAACGGTTAGCGAGAATTTACCGTCAAAATCTGAAATCGCTCCAGATGATGTGCCGACGACAATAATGTTTGCTCCAGGAAGCGGTAATCCACTTTCGTCATTGATGGTTCCTGTTACAGTTGTTTGTGCAAAGGAAAATACACCAAAGAGTAATGTAAAAATCTTTAAAAATGTTTTCATTAGTTATAATTTTTTTGGTTTGCTTGTTATTTAATTAATAAAGATATTAAAATTATTTATAAAAATTAATAATTTACCAATAAATAGCCCTTAAAAAAATAAAAAGCATAATTTAAAACAAATTTATAAACCTGCTTTAGAGGCTTTTTTTTAACTATAAATCAGTTATTCTGGATTTAAGATAATCGTTTAAGAAACGCCGCATACGATGTAACCTAACGCTCCAAATACATTGGTTTAGTTGTTTGGTTCCGTATAATAGACTCGTAATTTCACTTTTTTCAACTCATCATTTGAGTTGCTTCCTTGAAGGATTACGCTTCTCGGGGAAAGTATTGTCCCCATCGGGATGGCTTCTACGTCTTCATCATATTGTTGAAGTTTTTTCATATCAGCTGCCCCTACATTCGAGCTGATTAAGAGCCCTATTTTCACGTTAGTAGAGTCTTTTGCAACAATATTATCTAAGTGGCCTGTTAGGCGAACTTTGTATTTTTTGTATTCATTTCCATCATCGTCTGTTTCAGTACCAAGGGGTACTAGATGAGAGAATTTTGAATCAGATGTAGCTGGATTTACAGATGAGTCCAAGAAGTAGTCAATAAGGGGGATATTGTTATTCAAGTCGTAGACAAAAACTCGGTTTGGAAACTCGGTTTGGCTGGCCGTTGAGGATTCATCCACATAAAATTCGATGTAGGCTTCATTAATGAGCCGCTTGATAACAGTTTCATCTTCAACTGTGTCTCTAAAGTCAGTGATAAAATCATCGAAATTATTACCTGCTTGGTCTTCTGAGAACAGTTCAATTACAGCCATTGAGCCTTGCCCGCCTTTTAAGTACAAAAGTTCATCGCCGTCTTGGGTATTAGCGTTCGCAATCTCTTGTTCAATATCGGTATTAAAGTCGTTTTCAAAAAGGTTAATACGTGCACCACTGAAACTCATTTCATAAGTTCCTTGTCGCTCTGTTGTTTCGTCAGTTGTTGGTGAGGTACTTTGGTAGGTGTAATGAAGTTTTACGTCTGCGCCTGAAGAAGAAAAGTCCAATTGAATCAAGTGGCCTTTATCAGCGTTCAATGGCTCAACTTTAAAATAAAGTCCTCTAAAATAATCATAGAAGTTGTTGGCAGAACTTAGCTCATCGCCCTCTTCTTTTGCGAAAATTAAATCTTCCCAGAAATTTTCAGGTAAGCTACTGTGCTCAAGTTTGACCCTAAGGCTTGGTGCCAAGGTTGCAGTCGTTTCGCTTTCGCCCTCGCTGTTCAACGCTGTGAGCTTAATTTCTTCATTGCTGGGAAGAAAATAATTGGACTCATACAGCAATTGAGCTTCTAGCGCAGCCGGATTGAGTTGCTCAGAAGGCGAGAGGCTGCCGTCTGAATAGTAGCTTTGATTTTGATCTAAATCACTAGCAGGATCAAAATCGCGTATGAAAAAATCATTTTTATAAACCGATAAGCGCACAGCATCATCACCGTAAAGTGAATCTATGGTGTAAGTGGTATCATCAATTCTACGACTGGTATAGGGTATCGTCAAAACAACAGAATCCAAAACGGGCTCATCCCCGAAGTTGACTATATAAGATTTTGGGGTTACCTGTGCTAAAATATGTGCTGTACTGCGTCCAAAAATAGGATCGACATGATAGCCTAATAGGTTTTTTGACAAGGTATTGGACTGAAACGGGGTAATGCGTTTGTTATAGGTTTTTACGGGGTATGTTTGCAGTTTTATTTCAATATTTGGGGTTCCAACAATTCCAGAGCCGATTTCAGAAAATTCTTTTTCACAAGCGTAGAAAAGAGAAAAAACCAAACCAAGGATAAATAATTTTGAGAAATTACGTTTCATTTGTTTCATAAGAGATTATGTGGGCCTAACTTAAAATTTCATTTGTATAAAACTCAGTGTACGCTTCTGCAAACTCTTCAGGATATTGATACTCCAAAACGGGCTTGTCGGAACTAGAAATGTAGTCTTCTAATTCTTCTGGCAATTCTTTGGAGCCCTTTATTAGACCATCGGAAAAGTCTATTGCAGTTTTCATGAGATTAACATAATTTGGCGTAGCTAAATTTTCAAGATGACCAGCTTCAATTTCGTCAAACTTAACTTTATTAATCAGCTCAGGGTTTAATGATTCATCAAAACTTTGCCCATATACAGAGGTAACTACTTTACTACCGTTGAATAAGGGCTCATCTTTATAATATTCTTTCAAGTACAACGGCAATAATGATGCCATCCATCCGTGAACATGAATAACATCTGGCGCCCAATTGAGTTTTTTTACTGTTTCTATAACTCCTTTGGCAAAGAAAATTGCACGTTCGTCGTTGTCTTCAAAAAGCTTTCCATCTTCGTCTGTAAGCGTAGCTTTCCTTTTGAAGTAGTCTTCGTTATCTATAAAATAAACTTGGATTCTTTCTTTTGGTATTGAGGCTACTTTGATGATCAAAGGCATATCTAAGTCATTGACCACTAGGTTTATCCCAGACAAGCGAATTACTTCGTGAAGTTGGTGGCGTCGTTCGTTGATGTTGCCATAACGTGGCATGAATATTCGTATTTGCCCGCCTTGTTTATTAACCATTTTGGGTGCTTCAAAGGACATGGAAGAAATCTCTGTTTGTGGTAAATAGGGAATTACTTCGGATGACACGTACAATATTCTCTTATCTTTCATAAAATCAACAGCTTTATTATTATCAACAAAAACGATGCAAAAATACAAAATTTTATGCAGATTAACGCTAATAGCTTAAGTTTGCAAGCCGTTAATTTTATCAGCATGAATGTTTTTACAACAAAACACGCGCTTCAAAAAGCAATATCAGCCGTAAGGGAGGTCAATTCTACTTTGGGTTTTGTGCCTACTATGGGGGCCTTACACGAAGGGCATTTGTCTTTGATTCAGACTGCTTTAGACGAAAACGAACTTGTTGTCGTTAGTATTTTTGTCAACCCCACACAATTTAATAATTCATCAGATTTAGAACACTACCCTAGAAGTTTGGCCTTAGACAAGACCAAGCTAGAATCTCTAGGGTCCTCAAAGATTTTAATCT contains:
- a CDS encoding TonB-dependent receptor, which codes for MKTFLKIFTLLFGVFSFAQTTVTGTINDESGLPLPGANIIVVGTSSGAISDFDGKFSLTVNQEPPFTVQISSVGFTSANEEITSNNQNITVVLLEGSFLDEVVVTASRVPQRIFESPITVEKYSLKQIQRTPSADFFEGLQNVKGVQMNQTGLVFSQVNTRGFGTAYNEGFVTLVDGMNTQAPVFGFAVGNLIGINELDVLSVELLPGSASALYGMDAYKGIMSIQSKNPFEHEGISGYYRSGTTQQKVGGNNAFTDFGIRLAKKLSDKWAVKLSFSAKEGTEWAAGDRRHKRECSNCGDGSIVENYDPRSPDFDAVNEYGQRLIDSPTIWQAVAGFTQQLDPTGATAQAVLNAGAAAPNYWDDIRSTGYMEQDLFGNEARNIKGNAGIYFRPNDDTEISFSSLIGTGEAPLPAGNARYNIKDFVVQLHKLELKSGGLTALAFYTKEDAGKTTQSTALGTSVANAMPGGIQNGWGAAYLGNYLGVLAGGAANIPAFLGQILGDVGTGGQDINDLVGPENSLNAHFISRYGNPALGITGANELMLQPGTDAFNTAISNSTNQALLTFNDNGDLGALIKDISTVSTFEANYDFEDKISFANVIVGGLYRNFTLDTDGTLYTDYDDPIEYDEFGVYAQVQKDLFNENVSMTASMRYDKQSVMEDANVTPRLGLLFKLSEQSNIRVSGQVGYRNPTNQDKFIGLYNGEEVLLGSTKENIDRFNTNLGGFDWTGSQVFETALNKSAFDTDGSIVSEELSYVEAEKVTSYDLGYRYNSRNFTLDMNAYYSQYENFIGTNSVYVPAAIGQPAAVAMGLGAYAQFGVDANLDVPFDTYGFSLEAIQRLNASTSMNFIYEYNELDYEAKANSDFELSWNTPKHRIKLGLTSNVSENLTISANARYNSEYYYESSFIDATIRENTVVDAKVTFGINALSNVKFEIGGNNIAGREYVSIPGSGNIGSLYYGGAKIQF
- a CDS encoding DUF4270 domain-containing protein → MKRNFSKLFILGLVFSLFYACEKEFSEIGSGIVGTPNIEIKLQTYPVKTYNKRITPFQSNTLSKNLLGYHVDPIFGRSTAHILAQVTPKSYIVNFGDEPVLDSVVLTIPYTSRRIDDTTYTIDSLYGDDAVRLSVYKNDFFIRDFDPASDLDQNQSYYSDGSLSPSEQLNPAALEAQLLYESNYFLPSNEEIKLTALNSEGESETTATLAPSLRVKLEHSSLPENFWEDLIFAKEEGDELSSANNFYDYFRGLYFKVEPLNADKGHLIQLDFSSSGADVKLHYTYQSTSPTTDETTERQGTYEMSFSGARINLFENDFNTDIEQEIANANTQDGDELLYLKGGQGSMAVIELFSEDQAGNNFDDFITDFRDTVEDETVIKRLINEAYIEFYVDESSTASQTEFPNRVFVYDLNNNIPLIDYFLDSSVNPATSDSKFSHLVPLGTETDDDGNEYKKYKVRLTGHLDNIVAKDSTNVKIGLLISSNVGAADMKKLQQYDEDVEAIPMGTILSPRSVILQGSNSNDELKKVKLRVYYTEPNN
- a CDS encoding glycogen/starch synthase, with the protein product MKDKRILYVSSEVIPYLPQTEISSMSFEAPKMVNKQGGQIRIFMPRYGNINERRHQLHEVIRLSGINLVVNDLDMPLIIKVASIPKERIQVYFIDNEDYFKRKATLTDEDGKLFEDNDERAIFFAKGVIETVKKLNWAPDVIHVHGWMASLLPLYLKEYYKDEPLFNGSKVVTSVYGQSFDESLNPELINKVKFDEIEAGHLENLATPNYVNLMKTAIDFSDGLIKGSKELPEELEDYISSSDKPVLEYQYPEEFAEAYTEFYTNEILS